The Salmo salar chromosome ssa02, Ssal_v3.1, whole genome shotgun sequence genome segment cctgtgtttttgtatacctgtttgttttgggcttcgtccccgtgccttttcatggcatgttgtatttttgggtggagtattaaaaccccctattacgtattcctgcgcTTGTCTCCAATCATTTATACAACGTGACAATGCTTATATGAACATAAAATAGGCCTACGGTGTATTCTGAATGACACATTTTCCATAGGCTCATTTTGATCTTGTCCTCTGTTCAAATTACTAATTGTCTTACCTTGGTTCATTCTGATGGTTTTCTCTTCCAGGGCGAAACATTTTCCTCAAATCAGGAGAGGCGGATTTCCTATGACCAAGGTTTGTTTCCCTCCAAGGAGGAGGCAGGTATCTGTGAAGAGGGCAGTAAGGCAGGCTACCCCGTCCCTCATGTGATGAAGAAAGGAAGATCCCACTACCAACCATAGACCTGTAACACAGATATTGGATATTGTCTTCCTAACTGTAATAGCAATAGTGATGTGTGTATGGTGCTACAGTAATGCACTGGCAAGACTGCCTCAATTCAACGTCTGCTCACCGATTATAAATGATTTGCTAATAAATTAATTCAGTTAAATGGGCTACCTAAAGAAGACATAAACTGACAAAAACACGGAGGACCTATCCATTTAGGCCCTATTATTTTTTCTTTCAATAAGGTCGTTTGGGATCAGTCCAAAAACAGACTTGCAAACAAAAAACAGGGAGCTTTAACGGTACACGAATGCAGTGTAATCCCTGGCCTTCAACACTAGCAATGGATTATGTGGAGGGGGAAAAAATCATGTCAAATTATTTATACATGAAAAAATACCTCTGACTACATCGTCTAAACACTGAACTCGCTTCCGCATGTCTTTACATCCGTTCCTTGGTGCTGGGCTAGCCCACGAATAGACAGAAAATAACTAGCTAAAATACGGCATGCATTCATCACATTGCAACTTTATCAACTCCAATGTAATAGCAAACACATAATGCAATTCCATAGTTACTTTGATTGTCTCACTTTATTCTAGTCCATCACTGCGTCTCAGTAAATGTATGTGTTTTAAAATAGGTCGAGGAGGCAGCTTCTAACTCCGTTGCGGTTTCTCGTCAAAACAAGACACGCGCAAAAGTGCTAAAAGTCAAGAACAGGGGCGCGTTCAGCAGGACACGTTTTGGAACATCCAGATAGACAtatgctatgtagaacaaacatgcatcTTCGATATTTACAATAATGAATGACGTTaatttctatctgcaatgttcGAGAACGTTTTGCAACTGAAGGTGGCCCTGTTCACACCCAGTACACATTTCAGAGGTTAGATCATTTTTGTCCACCATCAATTAGGTCAAATGTAATCTCAGACCAAATGTAGCCTAAACATAATATCGCCATGGAATTGTTGAAAattgtaatttaaaaaataacGCAGCAGCTATGTAACCTAACAAATTAAAAATATTTACGCTACTGCTGTTTAATGTATTCTGTGTAGCCTATTGTAACTGAATTTGTAAACCTTTGTTCGCTTATGCTAGGCCTGCTTGCAATTGAACTTTGTGAGCTGGGGCTGACGAGGGAGAGGGGGCTAATGACAGGTGAAAAGGGGGACGGGCAAAAGAGTGGAACGGGTATCTGGGAGGTGGTGATAACGTCTCATTtaaatttcacatttacattttagtcatctaTCAGATTCATTCATATCTACTATACTTCATTGGCACTTGCTTAACGTTATCATCTTtcctaccaccacccctactccccactccccctcctctctctcctgccctcctctTCCACTCCCCCCAATGACCAGAATGCTGCTCCAGAGTTATGATGGACAACAAACactgttatatagtgttataatataggaTAGTAAAACTGTAATACGCAAGGAAACTACATCCATGACTTCAGATAGGCTGGCTAAGGTAAATTTACAAGGCTACATTATCCTAGAAGTGCAGGGAGCAGACGTCATAATAACTTAATAGAACTTTATAATTATAACACGTAAATGTATTAGCTATATAGGTTTAACTGTAATGAATAATAACTAATAAACTGGTTCTAAACTAGTGTGCATAAGTATTTCGTTTTGTAGTAGTAAACACTTAGGCTAATAATTATTTTAATTATAATCTAAACTAAAGTGCGTCTGGGAATGGTAGCCTATATAAATGTCACTCTGGCGACATCCTTTTGAGAAGAGTCTCCAGTGGAAGAAGAGAACGAGGTGACCTGGAAGCGGAAGCGTGCGTAATTCATAGACTACAATGGCAAGACTGCGAATTGAGGTGACAGAAGCGCTGATAACGCTACGAGATTTGGATAGAATGGagtcagatggagggaggaactTGATGCTGAGCTCGACTATGATGATGAATGGGGGAATTCTTCAATCGATTCCGATGCTGGCTGCGATTCTGATTATGAGCCTGATCTGCCTCAGCTTCGGCGCAAGAGAGCCCGAACGATGCCCACCGTGCAGGTGTCAACAACTCAGATGGAgcgagaggagaaggggaaggaCGACACGGTTTGGATAAAACAGCGAGTTGACAACGCTGCAGGTCGGTTATTAGCACAGAATGGCACCCCATTGGAATCGGGCCCTACACCTTACGTCAAAGGCAGAATCGACAGAGCATTCGACAGCTTTCATTGTTTGTGAAATGCAGATGTTGCAGCACATCAAGGACTGTACTGTAGCTGAGGCGCGCCAGGCGAAAGGAGACAACGTGGGACATGTCTGTGGATAAGCTGGAACCGTTCATTACGCTCCTATACGCCCGAGGACTGTACGGCGGAATGAACACGCCTTTGGAGAGCTCCTGGAACGAAAAATATGGGTTGATGCCATGGAACCGCTTCAGAGAGATCACCCTGGTATCAGAAGTGTGGGGAACGTTTGTACAGAATTGTGTTTCCTCTTACAAGCCAGAAGTGAACATTACCGTTGAGGAGCAATGGTTCCCCGCAAACGCTAAGTGCAGCTTTAAGCAGTACATCCCCTACAAATCAGGGACCATACTGTTGCTGAGGCGCACAGAGCAAAAAAAAGAATCAAATTCGCCTTAGTATCAGAAGTTTCATCATGCAGTTGGCATTGGCGCTTCGTGAGAACCACATGAGCGCCAGGGGCAAGGCAGCAGCGCACGATGTGCCAAATGACGCACCACCGCTCTCCGAGAAGAAGAGACAGTGGACGGATGCACGCGGAAAAAAACTGCGACTGCGGGACCTGTACCCAATTTGTCTGCGGAAAGTGCTCATTCCAGAATAAAGATTTGTCGAAGATGTGTGTTGAATGTCATGCCATGTTACTGTAAGAGAGTCTTCTGTATAACGGAATAACTGCTGCTAAGCGTAAAGGCGCACATGCCCGAGAGAGGCCACAACGAGTTAATTAATGACTGACACCAGTACAGGCtgtttatacatttacatttacattttagtcatttagcagacgctcttatccagagctacttacagtagtcaatacatacatttcatttcatgcattttgtttttgtactggccccccgtgggaatcgaacccacaaccctggcgttgcacacaccatgctgaaaTAATCAATAAACACGATAGCTGACTGAGTATTGTTTTTATAAtgccaccatgctctaccaactgagccacagggaagaccatgcggaagacacatttcagttgaaggtattcagttgtacaactgactaggtatcccctttccagcattggggaacatccggCGCCTCGTTGTGCATGTTgcatctatttctatgggcacaagcactgttcatgacacaaactgttcacacccctcttgttggtggagagaatttttcagggttaaagcttatttcctgcaactctgcacattttgtcatggggtgaaaagaacattttgcagttttaaagctcatTTTCTTGCAATTGATTGACAGGGGATTGACCTCTAACTACGACTGACACTTGTTATATGCTtgttatattatttttttaataccGTTATCGTTTTACATTTGCTCGTTGTACACTTCATTGAGCTGACTCTAGGCCCATTTAGCCCTATTGACAGTGCGTATTTTGGAACACCTATAGCCTACTAGGTAGACCACTTAGACTAACATAAGAAAGGCTGTTATAAAAAGATGCTTCCAAATTCAATTACTGTGAATGTGATTTCTGTATCGTTCATTTCGCTAAAATCTACAGATAAAATGGAATTACCATTTACATTttggtgtttctttccctcaatTAAAACAGAACAACCTAGGCTATTATAAAGGTCTACAATTCTAAATGTAGTCAAGCAGCATGGCCTATGACAGGGTCACCAGAAAACGTGTGGGGAGGCGACGTATGCGCAGCGCATTTCAATATTTTGGTTTAATTTATTCAAATACAGTATAGTCCATTTTCTTTGTGAGAAAATGTGAATGGgatcaaatttggtttatattcTTGGGCCACCAAGACTTTTTCAATCCAAAATGATTAACTTGAAATAATCAATAAACACGATAGCTGACTGAGTATTGTTTTTATAATGCCTGCAGTTTCATTGTCAGAACTATACGATGCAAACCTGCAAAAGGCAAGCTCAGCCCTGTGCGTTTTATTGTCCATCAAGTTGCTTTCTCTGTGTATAGGAAACCCCCAGTCCTTCTTTAAAATATAATTCATATGAAGTACATGTTTGCTGGACTTTGACAGGGGTTTCATCCCCCCCAAGCCCAGAAGTTTTTCcaggaataaaaaaaaacaaaaaaccaaTATGTGACCTGCTTAAAAAAACTCgggtcccatcatagcccatagTAAACCTTTTTAGATTCATCACGTCAGATGTTCCAGAGTTTTACCTGGTTAGGTTCGCAAATCAGGAAAAACTATGGGCCCCAGATGTTTTTTTTCACCACCCCACTCCGGGTCATGCGGTGACGCCTCTGGTATAGGCTACCTAGGCTAAACTTTTAGAATGCCTACCTAAAatcacatcatcactacactgACTGCGATTATTTGAATTACAGTGTTTTAATTTAATTGATAGATTGTTCAACAAATATTTATTTTCCATGAGCATCATACGACCTATAAGCCTACATAGTGTTACCAAAAACTCAGGTTAACTCCGGTAAGAATGTCTGGCTACATTCCAACAGAGAGGTGCACAGAAACCACACTCTGACCAATCAAATCCTTGAGGGGGTGGTTTGGGGTCTTTATTTTGACAGAGCGTCTCTGGCTTCGGAACTGGGCAATGCAACCTGAAGAGGCTGCGGCTGTGGCTGCGGCTGCTTGGCGGATGGAAGGGCAGCTCTATCCCGTGGGAGGTTGAGTTGTGGACGTTGTTTTCATGAGGTTCCTTGATTGGTGAAGCGTGTAGAGTTGATCCATAGTACGGGGAATGGGAAATGGCGGCGAGTAGTGCTGACGAAATTGAGGAAATTGAGAAAAAGTTGGTGAAGGAAAAGCTGTGCTGGAATGCGAACGATATGCGTGCCAGTTCTGATGCTATGGAGCGGGAGGACGAGGGTCAAGGACCGGAATGGTCGCTAGTGGAAAGACATAGGAAGAAGAGAAATCATGATACAGAAAGCAGTGGAGCGTCTAGTAAAGAAAGCATAAAGAGGGCCAAGGTAGGAATCAAGCGCAGTGATGTAGAAAGTGGTGATAGTGTTTGATGAGACCACAGGGCCTCACTTACTGTACACCCTATCCGACTAACTAATGCCGTAGAGAAAGGTGAAGTGAAATTAGCTCGGTTAGTTGGAAATAGTAGATTGTTAATATTGTGTGGTAGCCAGGCTCAGCAAGAGAAGCTTTAGAAAATGGAAAAGCTTAATGGGAAGAAGATTAAAAGCCATGTCCCTGGTGCTTATGCTAGATTGAGGGGAGTCATCACTGGAGTCCCAATATCTATGTCCACAAGGAAAGAAAATATGTGCCGAGTGTGGAGGGGCACATGATTACAGTGAATGTCGAAGCAATGTGAATATTAAGGGCTGTAATTGTGGGGGAGAACACAGTGCagcatttggtggatgccaggcaCAGAGAGAGGCTAGAGGCTCAGAGATATGGGATCAGTCATGGTGCATCATATGCAGAGGCTGAAAAACAGATTGGTAGAACTACAGTGCGGACTGATGGAGGTTACGTGGATGTTCCTGTAgttagtggacctactgtcagggcTGGTGCTGCTGATGGTCCAGGCATGGTTTGGAAGCTTGTTCAGAAATCTTGTGCTCATGAATGTGCGGTGTCAAAGGACACTTTGATAATGAATAAAGATGACTTCATAGTTTTTATTGGTAAGGTATCAATATGACTCGGGTTGTGGAAAGCAGAGATGCCAGAGATATTGGGGGTAACAGATGTCACTGTTGAAAGGGTTGTTGACATGCTGAACAATTCTAAGGGTGAAGCGTTTCAGCATGATATAGATCTAGTTTAATGGGGTTGggtagggggggaggggggaggtgtATGTTAGAAGTTAGGGATTCATTTGGTTTTGAATTGTATTTTCATGGTAGTACAGACTTGGGCAGATCATGATTGATCGTACATtgcagcacagtaggtggcggcatgcgcTTAAACGATTGTTTGCGGACGGTCATgatatcatagaagaagaagaagaagaagaagaagaagaaggcgaTGACTGCTTCTGTACTGCTCCCCTTTTGCGTAATCTCAAGCGTATGAATTTATCGAGACGAATTAGTCAAATAAGACGGAGAAAAGCAAGCACGTAAGTACGTAACTATGGAATTGTAATATTTCGGTGGTTGTTTAATTTACTGCTCAGTAAAGTGGAACGCGATGAATGCTAGCCTGTACATTATCGTAGCCATTTACTGTAGCTTTTAGCTATGGAGTTGAGTTTAGTCCTCTAGCCCAGACTGATTCCTAATAGGACCTGGAGTTAAGCTAAAGCAGATTCGGTGTTTTGTCAGCTATTTAGCtatagcagctagttagctacacaGGCCACATAGATCGTGATACCATCCCTAAAGTTAGCAAATTATTTGATCAGTCCTCAAACTTGGCTAAcgcagtggccttgtggttagtgtcCACCCAGAGATTGGACGGTTGTGAGTTCAATCCCTGGCCGAGTCATAGcaaagactgtaaaaatgggacTTGATGtatctctgcttggcactcaatATTAAGGAGATAGTTGGGGGTAaggccctgcgatagactagcgtcctgtccaagCTGCCCCGCGGTACAGAAACAGGAGTTAGGGCAGGAGCCTGTGAGACGTTCTGGCTCGCACAAGCCAAGGCACTTACCAACTTGGCTAGCTACCTAGCTGATATTTACATGACTAAAacaatggctagctagttaagaCGGTTGCCTTAATTTCACAAGGTAATATTCTAAAAAATCAAGGTTTGAAAGCACGACTGATGAGCTAGCCTAGAatgccattctgtttgtgccatcatgccactCCTAGTCATGCCAAACTGTTTGGCATATGTCACGGAGTACAAGGAGTGTAATGTTAACACAAACCCAGGTTACCTATGAGAAGCTGAGGTGGAAGTCTTAGCTAGAATAATTTGTGGTTTAACATGTTCATGAATAATTTCCCATATGAGAGGCAGTGCAATTTAGGGAGTGATGTCAGTACATCACTGATATAGTGTACCTACATGCAGACAGTACCACTATTGCTAATCACAATGTTCTGTGTCTTTTACAGGTCAATGGTTGGTTGGTAGTGTGACCTCCCTGCAGGCGTCATCACATGAGGGACCAGCTAGCCTGTCTTACAGCATTCTACACAGATTCTGTCTCTGGAGAAATTGGAGGGACACAAACGTTGGTAGTAACAGATCTACCTCCTCTGAATCCAGGGAAATGTTTTGCcctggggggaaaaaacgattgacCGAACAAAGGTAAGATAATCATATTCACCACACAGTAAGAACGGAGAACCAGATCAAAATTAGTCTATTGAAAATGTCATGTCATTTTGAACACACAGTAGAGCATGTTCATTGAAGCTTTAGTATTTCATATTGCATGTAGAAAATAAGATATACTTTTATTTGCCAATTTGCCAGGAAAGTTTCTGCCTCCCATGTGGGAAAACTCCGCAATAAGCTGAAAGCCATCCTAAAGAAAAAGTATCAAAGTCCGCCAGGTGGGGAAACTGAGCATCCATTTTATATACATTGCGATCTCCACTATCAAGCTGGTAAAAGTAGTGAGGAGAACCAACATGAGTATATTCTATCTGAGCCAGGCTACAGGAGAAGACATAAAGGAACATGTTCATTCCTAAACTCAGAAGTCGATGAACCTATCAGAACAGCTCTGACAAAGGGCATCTCTGGTATTGGCAAAACTAGCCATGTGCGGATGATGATTCTTAACTGGGCAGAGGGAAAAGGAGACCAGGAAGTCCAACTCATATTTCCCCTTCCtttccgggagctgaatttgCTAAAGGAGAGACTGAGTATGATTGAACTTCTTTACGAGTTTTTCCCAGAATTGAAAGAACCAGGAATTTACAACTTGGAGAACTGCAAAGTTGGGTTCTTTCTTGACGGGCTGGATGAATTCCGACGTCCTCTCGACTTCAAGAACAGCCCGATAGTGACCGATCTCACAGAGCCCTCCTCTGTGCCGGCACTGCTGACAAACCTAATTAACGGTAATCTACTTCCCTCCGCCGCTCACATATGGATTACATCCAGACCTGCGGCAGTCCATCGCATCCCTCTTCAATACATTGACAGAGTGTCAGAAATTGAAGGCTTCACCGACTCCCAGAAAGAGGAGTTCTTCAGGAGAGCAATCAATGACAAGAACCAGGCCAAAGCAGTTATCACCTACTTGAAGAACTCGAAGGGCCTCTACAACTTGTGCCAGATACCTTTTATCTGTTCAATCTCAGCGTCAATACTCGAGAAACAGACATATGTACCCGACAAAATATGCGAACCTGTCGCACTAACTCCACTATTTAACGACCTACTCATCCTGTTACAAATAGGGAAACACAATGTAAAGATAGTTGATGAATTGGGGGAACTAGCCTTTAAGCAGTTGGTGAAAGGCAACACGGTTTTCTACGAGGAAGACCTACGAGAGTGCAACATTGATGTCCAAGTGGCAGCTGTGTACGCAAAAGTAAGCATACCCATCTTCAGGGAGGATATTGGGCTGCAGCAGAAGAAGATCTACTACTTTGGGCATACCACCATTCAGGAGTTCTTTGCCGCAATGCGGTTTCTTCAATCTGTTGGCAACCAAGACGAAAACCAGGCTGTCAACCGGAAAACCCAGATTGAGAGAACTCTCTGGTTTTTTGGAGATGCCACCCAACTCAAGAGCGCGGTGGACATGACTTTGCGGAGCAAGACCGGACATATGGACCTCTTCCTTCGCTTTCTCCTCGGCATTGCGCAGAACTTTAACCAGATGTTCTCAGAGGCTGGCTTCACCCCGTCTACTGCCCTTCCGGAAATGTTAGTGTACATCAAGAAGAAGGTCTTGGAGAATCCCACTTCGCCGAGGACCCTCAACCTGCTGAACTGCCTGAGGGAACTGAAAGACTACTCTCTAGACAACGATAGTGTGCGCTTTCTCGAGACGGGAATCCCCCCAGATGCCAAATATCCAACTACACATTGGTCCGACCTGGCCACTCTCTTTTTGGCATCGTTGTCTGGATCGATAGACATGCTTGGTTTGGAtgtagagaacagaggagacgaGGAACTTCTGAGGATGCTGCCAGTGATCAAAGCTTCCCAGACCGCCACGTAAGTACTTGGTCATTTAACAGTACCAGCTATTACATATCTATATGACATGTCGGTAACGCACAAGATAATTGTCATCAAAAATGTGGTAATTCACGTTTGTTGGGCTCGTCTTAGTTTTGGTGGTTCAAGTGGCTACTAGTAGGGCTTCTAATGTTCATCTTGATTCCATAAACCCTCCTTCCCACCAGGCTGTCGTATCACAACCTGACTGAGAAATCCTGTGACTATCTGGCCTCTGCGCTCACCTCAAAGGTGTCCAATCTGAGAACTCTGGACCTGAGTTTCAACACGCTGAAGGACTCTGGAGTGCAGCTGTTGGCGGCCGGCTTGGCCAAGCCACACTGCCGAC includes the following:
- the LOC106586688 gene encoding NACHT, LRR and PYD domains-containing protein 12, which codes for MFCPGGKKRLTEQRKVSASHVGKLRNKLKAILKKKYQSPPGGETEHPFYIHCDLHYQAGKSSEENQHEYILSEPGYRRRHKGTCSFLNSEVDEPIRTALTKGISGIGKTSHVRMMILNWAEGKGDQEVQLIFPLPFRELNLLKERLSMIELLYEFFPELKEPGIYNLENCKVGFFLDGLDEFRRPLDFKNSPIVTDLTEPSSVPALLTNLINGNLLPSAAHIWITSRPAAVHRIPLQYIDRVSEIEGFTDSQKEEFFRRAINDKNQAKAVITYLKNSKGLYNLCQIPFICSISASILEKQTYVPDKICEPVALTPLFNDLLILLQIGKHNVKIVDELGELAFKQLVKGNTVFYEEDLRECNIDVQVAAVYAKVSIPIFREDIGLQQKKIYYFGHTTIQEFFAAMRFLQSVGNQDENQAVNRKTQIERTLWFFGDATQLKSAVDMTLRSKTGHMDLFLRFLLGIAQNFNQMFSEAGFTPSTALPEMLVYIKKKVLENPTSPRTLNLLNCLRELKDYSLDNDSVRFLETGIPPDAKYPTTHWSDLATLFLASLSGSIDMLGLDVENRGDEELLRMLPVIKASQTATLSYHNLTEKSCDYLASALTSKVSNLRTLDLSFNTLKDSGVQLLAAGLAKPHCRLERLKLSGCRVKQNGFAALAKALKSNPSHLRELDLSGNEPEESGVFHLVDGLKVVKCELQVLKLSNCKLGLELSRALAVLLIDNPRHLRELDVSMNDLGDRGVELLMDILKSTQIYKLELYCCQLTEKCCENMFRCLVNIPSLRELNLSNNNLKDEGVKMLCNAFGLPACQLEKLNLASCGFTSGGCRWLAGEFSFSPTFLKQLDISRNHLGHSDVVAFFRFLKTIRFSLETLRLSDCKMTELCCPELVEALRSNLTNLKELDLSGNELGDSGVKTLCMGLTSTTCKLERLFLRCCGITAEGCSSLALALKSSCSKITELGLMGNDTGEEGLRILSGIRDDPHYKLQTLEIND